The genomic DNA cctacggtatgaatcggcaaaagccgtcaagggtcaaatcatggccgatttcgtcgcccagcactgtgggccagagaccgccttcgtggaactagcgccttggcagttattttttgatgggtcatcatgtggagtcggatcaggaatcggcatcgttcttatatcgcctcggggggcaagatatgatttttctctgccgatagaaaccgccgccacaaacaatcaagcggagtacagagccgtattaaaagggttacaattattgaaggaagtcaaggccgattctgttgaagtcttcggagattcgatgctaattgtggatcagctaaccggaagggctgagtgcaaagatgacatattacgaactcatcacgaagattgcttacagcttttaaaagaattcagatcggcagtaatcgagcacgtcccaagagaccgcaacgaggaagcaaaccaactcgctcaacacgcatcagggtatcggccgattccaggcgccatggccttagagcttgcagccgacgattggcgtaaggaaattgccgattacctgaaggatccatctaaaaaggtggagcgacgagtgcgctttcacgctaccaagtacgtactgctcgaagatgatctgttctaccgaacgatcgatggtattcttcttaaatgccttgggacagaagaagccaagactctaatgggagaaatccatgaaggggtatgcggagctcaccaatcatcacataagatgaagtggatgatcagaaacaatgggtactattggcctacgatcctcgaagattgtttcaaatattataaaggttgtcaggagtgccaaaagtttggaaatgtccagcgtgcacccgcgtcagccatgaatcccatcatcaagccatggccgttcagagggtggggaatagaccttatcggccaaatttatccaccatcgagcaaggggcacaagtttattctggttgccaccgattatttcaccaaatgggtggaggcaatcccactaaggaccgtgacgtcggctatcatggccgatttcgtaagggatcacattgtctaccgattcggtatccctcaaactataacaaccgatcaaggaacaatgttcacatcgggagaatttgaggaatttacgaccgatatgggcatcaagttgttaaattcttctccatattacgcgcaagccaatggtcaagcagaatcttccaacaaaggaataatcaagttgatcaaaaggaagattgaagaatacccgaagaagtggcacctatgtttgaccgaagccctgtgggcatacagaatggcctgtcatggggctaccaagctatctccctatcagttggtatacggccacgatgcagtacttccatgggagtcaagggcaggatcaaggcgtaTTTTACTTCAAGACCAGTTGTCAGCCAATGACTACTCATCTCttatgaaggaagaacttgatgatttggccggccaacgactaagggctctgataagtatcgaagagaataaaaagagagtggccaggtggtacgataaaaaggtcaaagtcaagcagttctcccccggagatttggtatggaagttggtactaccgatcgggtcgaaagatcctagattcggcaaatggtctcctacctgggaagggccgtataaaatcggcaaatgcgctccagggaatgcctacatcttggaaacaatagaaggagaagaattcactagagctctgaatgggaggtacttaaaaagatattacccaagtatatgggtcggtgcctaaGGAATCAACACGATCATACATGACTGATGCGATTCGGTCTTAAGACacacataaagtcgaccggaacggccgattacattcattcggtacgggcgacgggtcacatggccgacaaaatgtttagtcgcccttagaacaaaaaatacagcaactaattattctttttcttacgctccctctcagaccgacccaactctatcatgagtcggatgTATTCTTCCTCTATGGCCTTCGTTGaaatctccgcttcgacttgacgggggagatctacgggagggcgcgaagtccccgctcccgcatcttcaagaacgacttgccgagggagtagatgactcctgtcgatgggaggtcgccggctgccgttcctctccacgaagtccaggATCGTTCGGGCCTCCGTGGCAATATCGTCTTCGAGATCGCCACAACGATCGCTCCTGACAGGTGAAGATTGATggttactttcactcaccacggaatccaagactaCGCGAGCCTCCGTGGTAATGTGATCCtggagctcctctcggtgagccacgatcagcatcttgtcctccgatgttaatggatcttcggaatgaatgcgctcaatggcgcgcacgagctcggagctaagacgttgaggctgaaacaaagaaggaatgaggGGGGATATTCTCTTCCTTAGGatctaaaaaagaaaggaaggtagaGATCAAaaacttcacctggttaacagaggaagaagaagacgacgaggccatggcgAAGAAATTGCACCGATGAGAAGGAGCAGAAAAGTTAAACCGAGAGCCAAGGTTGATGCTACcaggagtaagcgccgaggttggtatttataaaagaatgcgtggaaatctggtaaagctacgtcccatcggtaataagaaggcaataaatagaaagggcgtcgcgaggggcggtcaaagaagatagtaaatgattcgtacaaaacggtcagtgttttacagattacccagaaagatatcgatagccgtgatggcccgacgccggatctgatcggcagagtcaagtacccgttggtcttcttccgccgatacaggaacctccgatgcgctgcggtggagtctcagtgcctcgtgagcaaagcgttgcctctcccgtgttaaatcggcaataacagaaggaagctcttggagtttgttctcttcgacactgattgccttggtcacttgctccatttccttggcaagctccgccctccgacgcttgagatggtctatctcacctatgatcgccgggcaggagtcttctagaacatggatacgccgattcgcctcttgagcctgacgcttgaaagcatcttcctcttcgcgagccttggtcagcttggcgcgatcggccatgtgacgaagggctctgaagaccgggatcctcatagactcgatgaaggccgccggtgccagggcctcctctgcctcttctggtactcgtccgctgacgtcattaaagagctgccgaatcggtgaagcgtcttctactaatcggccgatgtccccttgaaggagggatcggatgctagaaagtttggctcggacgtcatcaggaacggaactcaaggcgacttggcgagaagcgacttcttcgtcatcagagatggcgaccgcaaaagaaaagaggctgttgtcgggggtatcctgttcctgaaaaTAATAAAGAAGAGAAATAAAACCAGCTGTAagtaagagcaaatcggctaagatagaagccgaaacagaaaattaccattttgaagcgaatctcctcatgttgcacttgagaagccgccatgccttgctcgggggcttgcgccataggttcatcagatgaagaggactccacgataatcggcgcagTATTTGGACCAACTCCCTGAAAAGAAATCGACAATCGAGGATcgattgatgtgccgatggcctgtgtcagaaaTTTGAATAAATACGGTACGTGAATGCCAAAAGGAAATCGGTACGAGAAGTTCTATACCTTAACGGAAGGAAACGGGGGCGCGTCAATAGCTGgaggggctgctgccgattgtggtacttctgtagggatgctctgtgcagtttaaagataaaagaaaaattaaTATCAAAAATAATAATCGGAGCCAGCGCAACTCAGTTTTACCTAtatggcctccaacaacaacgatgcggcggccgccccagcttgcgtcatggtttgagtatcggcaccttgaatgacTTGAGGAGGTggtacggccgaagtttctgccgatacgctcacaggaggatccgccgatcccgtacgagcccggactcggcgactggtcttcttggtagtccttttatgaacttgtttcgatcggccagtaatcacgtcaacagacggggcgttatagccgataaggggataagtagtgtatggatgactctctatcagtcgtccgctgcggctgtgtgttggagggattcgattctcggcctaaaataataaaatcattagtactcaattgtgttaagaggaataaaagggaataaaaatcggctatgtgaagtacctcggcgtttggatcaatgttggtcgggtccagaagattgcagtatgccgatgctgagttgcagaagaggaattgcttccaatcagcccaccagagtttgaacggctggacagcaaatggagctactagccagtcgttcaagttaattgtactggagtctggaattcggtctcgcaaccgaccgtaatctaggccagatgtgagatcatctctaaacttgattttgccagcaaagtacacctgaatcggcagctgacccatgccgaattgtcgtgctgcagcagaagggttgtagaattcgtacgtaggggcatccttccctgagaagaagttggccggtaggatccctggcttgatcaacccttcatagagatcttcatcaaaccggccagaagttgaatcaaagcaggaagggagctcgaagatgGGAATGTCTCGCTgatatggaaaccagatagttgcgtcctcattaaatccattataaaaacaccgaaagtactcggctacctttgtagcggaatacgcacaacctggaaaagctgatgctgcttcaccataagacatgcatcggcggcgctcggtagggtcttctgccgattcaatattgggaaatgtcatgcggtccactggctgccgagtaatcctgttcatataaaggttcaaccataaattgacgaaccaccaaggcccacctgggttgccgattggttctcccttggaaagttttgtgccgatttggtggagcatgtggtacacagcacccagaagatgttttccgagaggaatgtggcttcctttggacaatgcctcggctaaagattgggtgttggttgttgggccggcggctcttccacagaagaggtgtttttcgagccacatcatcaggaaagcggtgtgctccctgttatcaacagtaccggtcttcttattATCattaataaagcccttccagccgccgattctacttgtgtccagccgatgcgatggtacggtcagaagttggaaaggcgtgtcaggaGAGGATAcatccaggccggtcaagaggaccacatcggccagagtgggggtcatgggaccgtgtccaaataagaatgcattaagtgcgtcagaccaaaaataggaagccgccatcactagcggttcgtttttctccatttgcgacagggaaaggttgatacattggccgattttgagctcatcccacgagacgctccttgatgcggctacccgttggtaccattccctccaacctggggtttcattcggccaagatctaaaagtgctggcccattgatctaaattcatatcagatcgtttgaaaggtatccgatcagtttccaagTTTATGAGGTCTGCTGGATccgggtctcccatgggaccaaggcaaacaaggccaggactacccgtgagatgaatagtaattctatgtctaaccgcctaaaaaaggaaaatgggcaTAAGAAATATAAAgagtagatctaagataaatacgttaccgatagaggaaagattcggtatttacctccggtataaaattctgagtaatcgatgtggtcgccgatgcagatgcggatgatggagtcgcaatggggatcgccattgggatctctgatgaagctccttcatctgcggatggagtgacggttgtcGCCACCGTTACCGAAGGCGCTACCTCCACCGGGGGCAttgtccctggagcatcgcgtgctggggaattaccggagggagtcgccattcaagggaagggggaagaagtgattggagctgaaactggaagacttcgatggcaagattgaagaaagaaggaggtgcgcgcgctggaaaaTGAGAtgcgagcttgaagatgagttgcggtgaaatgatatttatagggtgcctgaagaaagggtaaagatggaattttcaccgcgccggcgcatcgagtttttcggggtagtggctgtcgtgggcgcccgtttcaaaaaattgcaatgatcagccgggagaccgcgaaacggaaggatattttcactgcggccgtttcggaggagaggttataaagaatttcgaagtaaaagattatgttttactccgaaactggggggcatgtgttgacgccggatttcgtcatcagtagaatcggcgccaaggaggaaagaagtcgaagaagtacggatGAAATCGGTCAAAAGATGCTATAAAGCAGAATCGGTCAGTAGCtcttacttcgcttcagggtgaacgcgctagattcccaatcggcaatcctttgctgataagaaatcggccgatcaggaaggtggactaaggtgggcctgtatgggcttggaaagatggagagataaggtggagttcagcccacgaagcgtggagtaattagtttagcacggattgtgcttgtagatatttgttttctgtttgaattagagatagagttctagtcggttaagaagattatttgtgcggggctataaatagctacctttgtaaatctgtaaacacaacaatcaatcaatacaacaagttactttattcttcatacttactttcgagcaggcgacttcgccatcacttttccttctcacgagttcgtgcgggttggcagggctgcatcatcttgacctccggccgattctgtaagttccgtttatcgagtaatatctaagctttaacttccggcgcatcgctgttgtttcgtttagatttattcatcagttatcgatatcgactagattcataggtttttacctgtttttctagtttttatcaccagttatcctgctaggaatcggtagcatcggctttcattactttctgttgccagatccatctgttgccgattagatcttttcctagtgctgttactacgtaccttgtaccgattactttaatatttttttttatctacaaggctacaggggtcgtgctgtcttatagccgatttctttaccacggtaaatcggccgatctgccgataagctctctcgatcggaaacttagccgatcgtagttactgaatttgacacgtgttcttccttgccaatcaacaggtcagattggctggcacgccgcgcgaaccgcaccagggcattcacccgaacaggagctaagcagattctcccgggtcgtgtgtcggccgctgagattcggttgaccgatttctagcgccaacatatacaaacaccccaaataggacatagggttttacgctactctggcgacCCGAACCCGTATAAATCTGTctcttgtgtccttgcttttactTCAAGTTTCAGGTCACCAACCAATATACTACCTCGAacacccctcggtaggttgccgggtataaaacactgacatctAGCGCGCTGCCGCTCTGTTCTTTTCGCTAAAGAACCTCTCAGTTTTACAATTTTTGCACAAGAGGTCTTGTGCAGTTAAAAAGTAACTAAATTTAGATCATTTTTCTTCTGTTTAGGCCCTTACTCTTTTATAAAATCCCGCTCGCCATCCTAGATCTATTTTTTTACGCGTTAGACCTTTTGtttatatgtttaattaggTTTTAGCCCTCGATTTCTTTAAGTTTAGTCCCTGGAAGTTTAGTTTCCTCGCAGTTAAGCTCCTAAACCTTGTTTAGTTCATATCTTTAGCGTTTTGAATCCGTTTTGAACGACTCTTGCGCCTATGAGTTCGTGTTGACgcatagattagttttatgGTCCTATTTTGCTCTGTTGCTactgttttcttattttagtcttttgtttgcttgtatgtacttgtttaatgCGCATAGAAGGATTACCAATTGAGGGATTCGAAGAGCAAGACTTTGAAGACTTTGAGCAACAAGAGCAAGTTCGGGCACGAGATCACAATTTGATCCTTTGCAACCTTTACTTTTATGTTCAatacacatatgctatgcactttaagtatataaacatgatgggtcctatttaaggtgtACCTAGTTTTATCCTTACACCTTGATCAACCTGGGTTTACTttaatgttgggtagttcttgcttagttgctttaACTGGatatggtggtattaatgaaccaatgcttaaactttttttatttatgctataccttccattaatataagatcaccatgcttaattggaacatggagaaccacatGGCTCTAGTCTTAGCTAAGTAATTAGAGcttctagtttggggtaatcttaccaaaagggcaagaggggggactgagtcgttgtatAGCTCGGTCCTCTTGGGAAGTGAGCTTTGCTAAGATACTATGCCCATTAGGGAGGTTTATGCGCGCCAGACatcgaaaccttagcgggttaccacttattaggtaatctttgtaaaggtctcgtagcgtccctatgcaatcacacctcgaaagtgtggtattgtgcctggccCGCACAACATGGTTGGATCTAAAGTTCTTTTAAACTTTTACACGaattgtgggtaaagatgtacaatttctgcagagtgtaaaactgttataacagtCATGCTCACGATCAAGAGggtctggaccctcacatgattaatttatcggAAGTTGAATCAAATTGATGTTacctttatttatgttcatgcttaatgtAGGTGGTATAAATTTATacttagtaattgctaataaaacttgaccaaccaattaaaatgctcAAATGCTATTAAATCATATCCTATCCTTgcatagccttacactacacattccccACGCTTGttaagtaccaaccataagtgtactcaaccTCGCTAAAACTGTTGCTTAGATCAAGTCaactttgaggaggttcttgaagactttgaggagttctagtcATACGTGTGCCACCAGTCAACTGcttgtggagtcgtcgtcatcattGAAGTTTCGCTGCTAGAATAAAGACTCGTTTTGCTATTCGAAGtaagactttcggtcatgtaataaatttaatactctctttatgtTTGGCACTGTCTatggtatttactgaagtcGTTGCATATGTGAAACTTGATCGTGACACACATTATTTTATGAAGTCGTTgcgtgtgaaacttgatcctaacACACATGTAATTTCTGGTTTTAccttttaaaaccgggtgtgacagttTCGACCTCTCTTTTTCAGCCTATCTGATACTAGTCAGAATTTCGTGATATTTTGATTTGATTGGCTTGTGTTCTTCTAGTGATTTCGGCGCAGACACCTCACTGGCAGAAAATAACAGAGACGAAGAGAAAACCATTTGTAACTGTTTCACCCAGGATGCGTTTGTTGTGGAGCGCCCAACTTGCAACCAGATTTGTTGTCAAATCAGAACGTTTAGTTGGCATACAGTTGCTTGCTTCGCTGGGGAAGAAATGCGGTGGATGCATTCTGCACGGCCCGCGAGCATTTCATGATCAGGAAGGACATCAAGTTCAGAACAGTTAGACGATAGGTCAGCCCGATTCCTATATTACTTCTGAGTTCCGATCAAAGCACGAGGGGATGCCGATTAGTCCGAGTTCAGATTCTGATTCAGTGACATTGGAACATAAAGGACTACATAATGAACAAATAAACAACGATAAGCAAATAATGTGCGCCTGGAGAAAAAATGCCCACAAAATATTATACTTTCTATTTACCCACTTGGCACAAtttgtcctttttttttctcatgtcAAAATCTGTGCTGGGTTTCCCTTTCTCATAGCTTAACAAGTAGATTATATCTCCATTTTGTGAACTATTCCCCCCAAAAGAAtacccaaaaagaaaaaaaaaaggaaagaaactcCAGACTCACAGGGCAAATGGTAAGCCAGTCACAAACTCACAAGATTTGCCAAGCATGTCAATCACTAACTCTTTTATTCCACGTTATTGCTATTGTTTGTTGTCACCCAACGTCCAGTATGTCTTCACAACAAGGAGGAGCTTCTCGCGGACGAGTGGACCATCTTCGTGATCCACGATCTGGCTATTCCATCTCATTCCGTCCGCGATGCTCTTTATCTTCACTAACAGGTCCACATCATCTCTGATGATGACCGTGCCCTCCGGCCTCAGGATCCTGTCCATTTCCAGCAGAACGTTCTCCATTTCACACCTAGCAAAGCAGAGGAATTGTCAGTCTTACTGAGGTGCCCTGGTATTTACCTGCAACAGTTACAATCGACAGCTCCTAGATTAAGAGTTCATGTGGGACTGAATCACAATGCAGCTGGGGCAGCTATAGGTTAGCCAGTTtggctaagggggtgtttggatatgaggtgctaaactttagcagggtcacatcggatgttcggatgctaattaggaggactaaacatgaactaattacaaaaactaattgcacggatggagtctaatttgcgagacgaatctattaatgctaattaatccatcattagcaaatggttactgcagcaccacattgtcaatcatggactaattaggtttcatagattcatctcgcgaattagatgaaaattagattccatctgtacaattagttttgtaattagactatatttaatactcctaattggtatcaaacatccgatgtgacaggtgctaaattttagcgtgggatgggtatccaaacaccacctaaaaTAGGTACGAGAGAAACTGAGCAGAAACAACTATCTAAATAGGACAAAAGCTGCAGTGCCAGACTGAATTCTACTGCAACTTGTATTCACCTCCCATGGTACAGCGTGAACACTGAATCGGCATGAATGAGGTCGTAGGTCCGGGGATAAGTGGACATGCCCTCACACCTGCAGCGAATTCAGAAGGAGATGTCAGACCAGGAAGGACGAATACCTAACCATCGACCACGGGCCAACCATGTTCGCAGTACGAATACGTACCAGTCCTGGTAGCTCCCAATGAGGCCACGCTCGTATATTACCCCCAGGGTTGTTGAGTTGCCCACAGTAGGGACCATGTTCATGACCCACACGGGGTCATTCACCAATGCCGCAGCGAAGCCGCCAAACTTCGCATTCATATCGAGCAAATTGCGGTACCGGCCCTTCTGCGCTAATTGAGGGATCACGGACTTGTAGTGTCCAATTCTCTTCTTCCATAACTCGGTATCTTCCACAAACATCTCTTCAGTGACCCCCTCAAGGCTGCCACTGGCAATCCTGGGCGGTACTGCCGTGAGCCTCTCCGGCCATTTCTTCAACTTGCCACCGGCAACCTCTTTTAAGTCACTAACCTCTGGGAGTGGAGTTATACAAGCCTCCATCTTGTCGTACCTAAACTCATTCACATGAAAAGGACTAGTGATTTACCATAAAGTACAATGGGTTGAACTGAAAATGGTTAACATGGTGCTGTACTTACCAGGCAGCATCTGGATTTTGGCTAGAGCAAAAGGGTGGGGACTTGATAACCTTGCGGATGGCCTTGCAGTGAATGTGGTTAGTAGGCTTCTGCCAGATAGCAATGTCGCCTTCCTCCTTGACCTTCTTCCAGCAAAGGCTTGCGGCAACTTTCTCAATAGCTTGCTGCTCTTGATTCAGGTCATCTTTAGACCTGGCCCACCCCTTATAGTGCTTCTTCCAGTTAATTGGTGGTCCGGACAAGATCCAATACCCTCCAGGCCGCAGAACACGATCAATCTCTATCAAGTACAGACCATCTGCATGTACATGGGAAGAATACTGAATAAGTGATGAGTGATCAACTGAATTCTGAACCCTGCATTGGGGGCAACTACAATTCAACATACCGTAGAGCTGCCATGGGATGAGGCAGCGGGAGCAATGCGCCATGTCAAAGGAACGGGCCGGATAGGTTAGCCGATTGGAGGCGAGCACCCCAATCATGGCTGGCACACCACGCTCCAGTGCAAACTGCACCTGCGCCTCGTGTGAGTCTCGCGGGGCGAAGGACATGGCCAGGATGTTGCGTGACAGCAAGTAGGCTCCCCAGCTCGCCACCTGCAAAGAGCAGCAGAATGAGCCTCAGCCGTCAAATCAGAAATTCAGTTACCGCACAGAATTTGGTTGCCCAAAACCAGGGGCGCTACAATAATAAAATTCACCATTCCTCCAGCTGCAATGCCTCGAACAATCGGATCAAAATGCAAAGGTCAAATTGGCAACAAGCACAACTGTTTGGGGTGCTATCCTGCTCAATGACACTACATAAAAAGGCACCCGATTTCAACGACGTCACTGGCTTATATATACAACAGATACACCTTCCTGACGTCCTATCAAGAATTTGATGAGAATCCCAATTGCAAATACAGGGCTGGAAATCTCCAGATATAATTGCTGTAGTAATAAAAAAAGATGTGTTTGCTGTGCGTGGGACGCTGCTTTGCAGAAAAGGACAGGCACGTAGATATCAAGTAATCAACATCAGCATTATTGCAAGGTTACAGATATGCTCCTACGTTTCAGCAGCGATCCGGCTCAGTCTGTCAAAATAAACAGCGTGCAACAGTTCACTGCAGCCggactagggggtgtttgggaaacacctgttaaagtttaatacctgtcacatcggatgtttggatgttaattaggagtactaaacataagctaattacaaaactaattgcacagatggagtataattcgcgagacgaatctattaagcctaattagtccatgatttgacaatgtggtgctacagtaaccatttgctaatgatggattaattaggcttaatagattcgtctcgcgaattagcacagggttctgcaattagttttataattagctcatgtttaatc from Setaria italica strain Yugu1 chromosome VII, Setaria_italica_v2.0, whole genome shotgun sequence includes the following:
- the LOC101774934 gene encoding probable methyltransferase PMT15: MAVGTTAVKLHLSSAAAAARRPSLLHLAAVAALCSLSYLFGIWHHGGFSAARASGAGAAVSIATAVSCASPTPTASSSSSTPAGPLDFAAHHTAEGMEEDAAPRQRAYDACPVKYSEYTPCEDVERSLRFSRDRLVYRERHCPSSDAERLRCLVPAPRGYRNPFPWPASRDVAWFANVPHKELTVEKAVQNWIRVDGDKFRFPGGGTMFPRGAGAYIDDIGKIIPLHDGSIRTALDTGCGVASWGAYLLSRNILAMSFAPRDSHEAQVQFALERGVPAMIGVLASNRLTYPARSFDMAHCSRCLIPWQLYDGLYLIEIDRVLRPGGYWILSGPPINWKKHYKGWARSKDDLNQEQQAIEKVAASLCWKKVKEEGDIAIWQKPTNHIHCKAIRKVIKSPPFCSSQNPDAAWYDKMEACITPLPEVSDLKEVAGGKLKKWPERLTAVPPRIASGSLEGVTEEMFVEDTELWKKRIGHYKSVIPQLAQKGRYRNLLDMNAKFGGFAAALVNDPVWVMNMVPTVGNSTTLGVIYERGLIGSYQDWCEGMSTYPRTYDLIHADSVFTLYHGRCEMENVLLEMDRILRPEGTVIIRDDVDLLVKIKSIADGMRWNSQIVDHEDGPLVREKLLLVVKTYWTLGDNKQ